Proteins encoded by one window of Zerene cesonia ecotype Mississippi chromosome 8, Zerene_cesonia_1.1, whole genome shotgun sequence:
- the LOC119828696 gene encoding uncharacterized protein LOC119828696 produces MSTVLLDDLFFSRAKKIMEILGVWVPPTEENTLQKLYKIFMLILQYLFLFFQIIYVVQVWGDLEAVSEAVYLLFTQACLCCKITVFHVNVETIRKLIVQMNSDIFKPQCKPHNWILNRRARKIKRLLLLFIVAAETICGVWGLKPLFDDFDVRKFPFDMWMPVKPNNSPQYELGYIFQELTICMSALMYFGVDSVAISMVIFACAQMEIIMSKIMSVSTHLHLIRLDNLQIIINIGNQKLAECVKQYQAVVRFTELVEDAFHIYFLFQITGTVGIIVMSAFRILVVEQHSMLFISLIVYLIVMTSQMFLCCWSGHELTATSEELHTVLYMSKWYEQDVKFQRTLCFAMTRMSRPLVLRAGHYISLSRQTFVSILRMSYSYIAVLNQTNKMNRCCSSYQPIKMATNIDLFLSRPRTILKYLGIWMPPEKYIILLNIYKFCVMFTQFSFILFEFVYVAVVWGDIDEVSEASYLLFTQASVCYKTTVFMMYKENLKDLLRFMVVDTFAPQSPQHEKILSSHAKTIKNLCAVFLTSAITTCTLWAIMPLFDTAETRFFPFKIWMPVDPEKSPHYEIGYLYQMISIYISALLFFAVDSTALSMIIFGCAELEIIIDKVKKSISMSMRLKEDICKKMENENNALLNECIQQHQAVVKFIEMVENTYHANIFFQLSGTVGIVCIIGLRITIVKPSSVQFYSMLNYMVTMLSQLFLYCWCGNELTTKSQELREYLYLCPWYEQNAKFRRSLIIVMERMKKPIIFKAGHYIPLSRPTFVSILRSSYSYFAVLNQTKNK; encoded by the exons ATGTCGACTGTGTTATTAGATGATTTGTTTTTCAGTAGAGCTAAGAAAATAATGGAAATACTTGGTGTATGGGTTCCTCCAACCGAGGAAAATACCCTTCAAAAGttgtataagatatttatgctgatattgcaatatttatttctttttttccaaATTATCTACGTCGTTCAAGTTTGGGGCGATTTGGAAGCGGTGTCAGAGGCTGTGTACCTGTTATTCACTCAGGCTTGCTTATGTTGCAAAATAACAGTATTTCACGTGAATGTTGAAACAATAAGAAAGCTAATAGTACAAATGAATAGTGATATCTTCAAACCGCAATGCAAGCCGCATAATTG gATTTTAAATAGACGAGCTAGAAAGATAAAACgcttattactattatttatagttgCTGCTGAAACAATTTGTGGGGTTTGGGGACTAAAGCCACTATTCGATGATTTCGATGTCAGAAAATTTCCCTTCGATATGTG GATGCCAGTTAAACCGAATAATTCTCCACAATATGAGCTGGGTTACATATTCCAAGAGCTAACAATTTGCATGAGCGCTCTGATGTACTTCGGGGTGGATAGTGTCGCCATTTCTATGGTCATATTTGCGTGTGCGCAGATGGAGATTATTATGAGCAAAATTATGAGCGTGAGTAcccatttacatttaataaggttagataatttacaaattataattaatat AGGTAACCAGAAATTAGCAGAGTGCGTGAAGCAGTATCAAGCGGTGGTTAG atttactGAATTAGTAGAAGATgcgtttcatatttatttcttatttcaaataacgGGCACCGTTGGAATAATTGTGATGAGTGCCTTTCGGATATTAGTc GTCGAGCAGCATAGCATGTTGTTTATATCTTTGATAGTTTATCTGATAGTGATGACGAGTCAGATGTTCCTCTGTTGTTGGAGCGGCCATGAGCTGACGGCCACT AGTGAAGAATTGCACACAGTATTATACATGAGCAAGTGGTACGAACAAGACGTTAAGTTCCAACGCACGTTGTGTTTCGCGATGACACGCATGAGTCGGCCGCTGGTCCTCCGAGCCGGTCACTATATCAGCCTATCGCGGCAGACGTTTGTTAGT ATCCTTCGTATGTCATATTCTTATATAGCAGTTTTGAATCAAactaa TAAGATG AATAGATGtt GTTCTTCATATCAACCCATTAAAATGGCAACCAACATCGATCTTTTCTTGAGCAGACCTCGCACCATCTTAAAATACTTGGGTATTTGGATGCCTCCagagaaatacataattttacttaaCATTTATAAGTTTTGTGTGATGTTCAcgcaattttcttttattttattcgaatttGTGTACGTTGCGGTGGTCTGGGGAGATATAGACGAAGTTTCTGAAGCGTCATATCTTCTATTCACACAAGCTTCTGTGTGTTATAAGACTACTGTTTTTATGatgtataaagaaaatctGAAAGATCTTCTTCGTTTTATGGTGGTGGATACGTTTGCGCCACAATCCCCGCAGCATGAGAA GATACTATCATCTCACGCtaagacaataaaaaatctttgcGCCGTTTTCTTAACCAGTGCTATTACTACATGCACCCTGTGGGCTATAATGCCTCTTTTTGATACAGCTGAAACGAGATTTTTTCCCTTCAAAATATG GATGCCAGTTGATCCAGAAAAGTCACCACACTATGAAATCGGATATTTATATCAGATGATTAGTATTTATATCAGCGCTTTACTTTTCTTTGCGGTGGATAGCACAGCGCTGTCTATGATCATATTCGGATGTGCGGAACTAGAAATTATCATTGATAAAGTAAAGAAG AGTATTTCAATGAGTATGAGATTAAAAGAAGATATTTGTAAGAAAAtggaaaatgaaaacaatgcaCTTTTGAACGAATGCATTCAACAGCACCAAGCTGTCGTAAA atttatagaaATGGTGGAGAACACCTACCAcgctaatatattttttcaacttaGTGGAACTGTCGGAATAGTTTGTATCATTGGACTAAGAATTACTATTGTAA AACCAAGCAGCGTTCAATTCTATTCAATGCTCAATTATATGGTCACCATGTTGTCGCAGCTCTTCTTATATTGTTGGTGCGGGAATGAACTCACCACAAag AGTCAAGAGCTTCGGGAATATCTATACTTATGTCCATGGTACGAGCAAAACGCAAAATTTCGAAGGTCGCTCATAATAGTCATGGAAAGAATGAAGAAacctataatatttaaagctgGACATTACATTCCACTGTCACGGCCTACATTTGTATCT ATACTTCGTTCGTCGTATTCATACTTTGCCGTTTtaaaccaaacaaaaaataaataa